One segment of Cohaesibacter intestini DNA contains the following:
- a CDS encoding sodium ion-translocating decarboxylase subunit beta: protein MSATTQTVTQAVDHAAQAVAAAPAAAAAEMSRIEQLFHMTAIGDVTWQMMVMWAIIAVLFYLAVAKEFEPLLLIPIAFGALLANLPTQGLVNLPHGDHPGGLYYYISKGVEFEIFPPVIFLGVGALTDFGPLIANPRTLLLGAAAQFGVFATFMGAIAIGFSPQEAGAIGIIGGADGPTSIFLANKLAPHLMAPIAVAAYSYMALVPMLQPPVMIALTTPEERMIRMKSLRPVSRLEKLIFAGMVTVVVILLVPAAAALIGMLMLGNFLRESQVTERLTKAAQNEIINITTIFLGTSVGITMTGEAFLNGSTLGILALGVVAFGIATACGVLMAKVMNKFSKDKINPLIGSAGVSAVPMAARVSQVVGQKYDQGNFLLMHAMGPNVAGVIGTAVCAGFFIAWFT from the coding sequence GATGTCTCGGATCGAGCAGCTCTTCCACATGACCGCAATCGGTGATGTCACATGGCAAATGATGGTCATGTGGGCTATCATCGCCGTGCTGTTCTATCTTGCAGTCGCAAAAGAATTTGAGCCTCTCCTGCTCATCCCAATCGCCTTCGGCGCCTTGTTGGCCAACCTGCCTACGCAGGGTCTGGTGAACCTGCCTCACGGCGATCATCCTGGTGGTTTGTACTACTATATCTCCAAGGGTGTTGAGTTCGAGATCTTCCCGCCCGTGATTTTCTTGGGCGTGGGTGCTCTAACGGACTTTGGTCCGCTGATCGCTAACCCGCGTACCCTGCTGCTCGGTGCTGCTGCACAGTTCGGCGTGTTCGCAACCTTCATGGGTGCTATTGCTATCGGCTTTTCGCCACAAGAAGCTGGCGCGATTGGTATCATCGGCGGCGCCGATGGCCCAACCTCCATCTTCCTGGCCAACAAGCTGGCTCCGCACCTGATGGCTCCGATCGCTGTTGCCGCCTACAGCTACATGGCCCTCGTGCCTATGCTGCAGCCACCGGTAATGATCGCTTTGACCACGCCTGAAGAGCGTATGATCCGCATGAAATCCCTGCGTCCGGTTTCCCGTCTTGAGAAACTGATCTTCGCAGGCATGGTAACCGTTGTTGTTATCCTGCTGGTTCCTGCGGCTGCTGCTCTGATCGGCATGCTGATGCTCGGCAACTTCCTGCGTGAAAGCCAGGTTACCGAACGTCTGACCAAAGCTGCGCAGAACGAGATCATCAACATCACGACCATCTTCCTTGGCACCTCTGTCGGTATCACCATGACCGGCGAAGCCTTCCTGAACGGCTCGACCCTCGGCATTCTTGCCCTCGGCGTTGTTGCTTTCGGTATCGCAACTGCCTGTGGTGTTCTGATGGCCAAGGTTATGAACAAGTTCAGCAAGGACAAGATCAACCCGTTGATCGGTTCGGCCGGTGTGTCTGCTGTGCCAATGGCTGCTCGTGTGAGCCAGGTTGTTGGTCAGAAATACGACCAAGGCAACTTCCTGCTGATGCATGCGATGGGTCCAAACGTAGCTGGTGTTATCGGCACCGCAGTTTGTGCCGGCTTCTTCATCGCTTGGTTCACCTAG
- the katG gene encoding catalase/peroxidase HPI: MDQNKTNTTGKCPVMHGSNTETSKSATSWWPNALNLDILHQHDTKTNPMDDGFDYRAEVKSLDAAAVKADLTALMTDSQDWWPADWGHYGGLMIRMAWHSAGTYRLADGRGGGSTGNQRFAPLNSWPDNVNLDKARRLLWPIKKKYGNKLSWADLMILAGNVAYESMGLKTFGFAFGREDIWHPEQDIYWGAEKEWLAPSDERYGDLAKPDTMTNPLAAVQMGLIYVNPEGVNGNPDPLETAKHVRETFARMAMDDEETVALTAGGHTVGKCHGNGDADLLGPDPEAADVDAQGLGWHNPNGSGHGRQTVSSGIEGAWTTNPTQWDNGYFYLLFTYDWELKKSPAGANQWEPINIKEEDKPVDVEDPSIRYNPIMTDADMAMIKDPAYREISERFYKDPDYFSEVFARAWFKLTHRDMGPKVRYIGPEAPQEDLIWQDPIPAGSTAYGVEAAKAKIAASGLSVTDMVSTAWDSARTYRGSDMRGGANGARIRLAPQKDWQGNEPDRLARVLSVLEPIAAQIGASVADIIVLAGNVGIEQAAKAAGHDVTVPFAPGRGDATDEMTDAPSFDPLEPVADGYRNWQKADYVVSSEELLLDRTQLMGLTAKEMTVLVGGMRVIGTNYGGTKHGVFTNREGALTPDFFVNLTDMAYTWNPKEGNLYELRDRSSGAVKWTATRVDLVFGSNSILRSYAEVYAQDDNEAKFVADFVAAWTKVMNADRFDLEA; the protein is encoded by the coding sequence ATGGATCAGAATAAAACCAACACAACCGGCAAATGCCCGGTCATGCACGGAAGCAACACGGAAACCAGCAAGTCAGCGACGAGCTGGTGGCCCAATGCCCTCAACCTCGATATCCTGCATCAGCATGACACCAAGACCAATCCGATGGATGACGGCTTCGATTATCGCGCAGAAGTCAAGTCTCTGGACGCGGCAGCCGTCAAGGCCGACCTCACCGCCCTGATGACGGACAGTCAGGATTGGTGGCCTGCTGACTGGGGCCATTATGGCGGCCTGATGATTCGTATGGCCTGGCACTCTGCCGGTACCTATCGTCTGGCCGATGGGCGCGGCGGCGGCAGCACAGGCAACCAGCGCTTTGCGCCTCTCAACTCCTGGCCGGACAATGTCAACCTCGACAAGGCCCGTCGCCTGCTCTGGCCGATCAAGAAAAAATACGGCAACAAACTGAGCTGGGCCGACCTGATGATTCTGGCTGGCAACGTGGCTTATGAATCGATGGGGCTGAAGACCTTTGGCTTTGCTTTTGGTCGCGAAGATATCTGGCATCCGGAACAGGACATCTATTGGGGTGCCGAGAAAGAATGGCTGGCACCAAGTGACGAGCGGTATGGCGATCTGGCCAAGCCGGACACCATGACCAATCCGCTCGCAGCCGTACAGATGGGCCTGATTTACGTGAACCCGGAAGGGGTGAACGGCAATCCTGATCCGCTTGAAACCGCCAAGCATGTTCGCGAGACCTTTGCCCGCATGGCAATGGATGACGAGGAAACCGTCGCCCTGACTGCCGGTGGCCATACGGTTGGCAAATGCCATGGCAATGGCGATGCCGACTTGCTTGGTCCGGACCCCGAAGCCGCAGATGTCGACGCGCAAGGCCTCGGCTGGCACAATCCAAATGGCTCCGGCCACGGCCGCCAGACCGTCTCGAGCGGCATTGAAGGGGCATGGACCACCAACCCGACCCAGTGGGACAATGGCTATTTCTACCTGCTCTTCACCTATGATTGGGAACTGAAGAAAAGCCCGGCCGGTGCCAACCAGTGGGAGCCGATCAACATCAAGGAAGAAGACAAGCCCGTTGATGTGGAAGATCCCTCGATTCGCTACAATCCAATCATGACCGACGCCGATATGGCGATGATCAAGGATCCGGCTTATCGTGAAATTTCCGAACGCTTCTACAAGGATCCGGACTATTTCTCCGAAGTCTTCGCCCGTGCCTGGTTCAAGCTGACCCACCGCGATATGGGACCAAAAGTCCGTTATATCGGCCCGGAAGCGCCTCAGGAAGATCTCATCTGGCAGGATCCGATCCCGGCAGGCAGCACCGCCTATGGTGTTGAAGCCGCCAAGGCGAAAATCGCCGCCTCCGGTCTCAGTGTCACTGACATGGTGTCCACCGCCTGGGATAGTGCTCGCACCTATCGTGGGTCCGACATGCGTGGCGGAGCCAATGGTGCCCGCATTCGTCTGGCACCACAAAAAGACTGGCAGGGCAATGAGCCGGACCGTCTGGCCCGCGTTCTCTCGGTGCTGGAGCCAATTGCCGCCCAAATCGGTGCCAGCGTTGCCGATATCATCGTGCTGGCCGGCAATGTCGGCATTGAGCAGGCGGCAAAGGCTGCAGGCCATGATGTAACCGTGCCATTCGCTCCGGGGCGCGGCGACGCAACCGACGAGATGACCGATGCACCATCCTTCGATCCGCTCGAACCGGTTGCCGACGGCTATCGCAACTGGCAGAAGGCCGATTATGTGGTCTCGTCTGAGGAACTGCTGCTTGATCGCACCCAGCTGATGGGCCTGACCGCCAAGGAAATGACCGTATTGGTCGGTGGCATGCGCGTTATTGGCACCAACTATGGTGGCACCAAACATGGGGTCTTCACGAACCGTGAAGGGGCGCTGACGCCAGACTTCTTCGTCAACCTGACCGACATGGCCTACACATGGAACCCCAAAGAGGGCAATCTCTACGAACTGCGTGACCGGTCAAGTGGTGCGGTCAAATGGACTGCCACCCGTGTTGATCTGGTCTTTGGGTCCAACTCGATCCTCCGGTCCTATGCGGAAGTGTACGCGCAGGATGACAATGAGGCCAAGTTCGTCGCCGACTTCGTGGCAGCATGGACCAAGGTGATGAATGCCGACCGCTTCGATCTTGAAGCCTGA
- a CDS encoding hydrogen peroxide-inducible genes activator — protein MNRISMKHLRYFDALARHGHFGRAAEDCAISQPALSVQIRELEQLMGVPLVERGSRQIHLTGLGVEFAERAQAILRSVGELEDLARAARGPYSGQFRFGIIPTIAPYLLSDIIKTLSVRLPGLELRPREAKTPVLVQDLLEARLDAAILALPLSESSLHEEALFDEEFVLLRSAADAGQPVPNPDGLKEMQLLLLEEGHCFRDQAISYCSGNAVLPRNLMEGSSLSTLVQMVGAGIGVTLIPEMAVGVEVRSAAVSIAHLPEPRPKRTIGMVWRRTNPLLEQLVQIADIVREIGLNRPAVTDSLASNTDAALLPTSFA, from the coding sequence ATGAACAGGATCTCCATGAAACATCTGCGTTATTTCGATGCTCTGGCCCGACACGGTCATTTTGGTCGGGCCGCGGAAGACTGCGCCATTTCCCAGCCGGCCCTGTCGGTGCAGATCCGTGAGCTCGAGCAGTTGATGGGCGTGCCTTTGGTGGAGCGTGGATCGCGACAGATCCATCTGACCGGGCTCGGCGTGGAATTTGCGGAGCGGGCGCAAGCGATATTGCGCTCGGTGGGGGAGTTGGAAGATCTCGCCCGCGCCGCCCGCGGTCCCTATTCGGGACAATTCCGCTTTGGCATCATTCCAACCATCGCCCCTTACTTGCTGTCAGACATCATCAAGACGCTGAGCGTACGCCTGCCCGGCCTTGAATTGCGGCCAAGGGAAGCGAAAACACCTGTTCTGGTGCAGGATTTGCTCGAAGCGCGGTTGGATGCCGCCATTTTGGCGCTGCCTTTATCGGAAAGCTCTTTGCATGAGGAAGCCTTGTTTGATGAGGAGTTCGTGCTGTTGCGCTCAGCGGCCGATGCGGGACAGCCCGTGCCCAACCCGGACGGGTTGAAGGAAATGCAACTGCTGTTGCTTGAGGAAGGCCATTGTTTCCGTGATCAGGCCATTTCCTATTGTTCAGGCAACGCGGTGTTGCCGCGCAACCTGATGGAAGGCAGTTCTCTGAGCACATTGGTGCAGATGGTCGGTGCCGGAATTGGCGTCACCTTGATCCCGGAAATGGCAGTCGGCGTCGAGGTCCGCTCGGCGGCGGTCTCGATTGCCCATCTGCCCGAACCAAGGCCCAAGCGGACCATCGGGATGGTTTGGCGCAGGACCAATCCTTTGCTTGAACAATTGGTTCAGATCGCTGACATTGTCAGAGAGATCGGATTGAATCGGCCTGCCGTGACGGATTCCCTTGCCAGCAACACTGATGCGGCCTTGCTCCCCACCAGTTTTGCCTGA
- a CDS encoding thioredoxin family protein, translating into MLLDTPLCDFGWDAPDFTLKDAHGKAHRMQDYVDKGLLIAFICNHCPYVKAIADRMAADARVLQDNGIGVLAVMSNDYANYPDDAPGKMIEFAAKHDFPFPYLIDEDQSVGRAYGALCTPDFFGLNADGKLQYRGRLDDARMEDAAGRTPELVNAMLAIAKTGQGPQDQSPSMGCSIKWREG; encoded by the coding sequence ATGTTGCTTGACACCCCTCTTTGCGATTTTGGCTGGGACGCACCGGATTTCACACTGAAAGATGCCCATGGCAAGGCGCACCGGATGCAGGATTATGTCGACAAGGGACTGTTGATCGCGTTCATTTGCAATCACTGCCCCTATGTCAAGGCCATCGCCGACCGGATGGCGGCTGATGCCCGAGTTCTGCAGGACAATGGCATTGGCGTGCTTGCGGTGATGTCCAATGATTATGCCAATTATCCTGATGATGCACCGGGCAAGATGATCGAATTTGCCGCCAAGCATGATTTCCCCTTCCCCTATTTGATCGATGAGGATCAATCCGTGGGACGTGCCTATGGTGCGCTTTGCACACCGGACTTTTTCGGCTTGAATGCAGACGGCAAGTTGCAATATCGCGGCCGTCTGGACGATGCGCGCATGGAGGATGCGGCAGGGCGCACACCGGAGCTGGTCAATGCCATGCTGGCCATTGCCAAGACCGGACAAGGGCCACAAGACCAGTCGCCCAGCATGGGCTGCTCGATCAAGTGGCGCGAAGGTTAA
- a CDS encoding VIT1/CCC1 transporter family protein, producing MKIDWEQHRREVHNLGQVQDFLKQIVYGGNDGIVTTFAIVAGFAGAQAEGTAQIGAIAVLVFGLANLFADAVSMGLGEFLSTRSQKDIYLSQRKFVYHELETNPAHEQAELVQMMTERGMEQKAAHEVAGKLIKCPELVADLMMSYELEMHDMRQVSPALDGLVTFLAFVLFGSAPLVPYFLMDATDTTFLLSVVATFGALVALGLMRWWSTREGLLRCVGETVLVGTACALVAFIVGALVG from the coding sequence ATGAAGATCGATTGGGAACAGCACCGCCGCGAGGTGCACAATCTGGGGCAGGTACAGGACTTTCTGAAGCAGATCGTCTATGGCGGCAATGATGGCATTGTCACCACCTTTGCCATTGTCGCCGGGTTTGCGGGCGCACAGGCCGAGGGCACGGCCCAGATCGGGGCCATTGCCGTTCTGGTCTTTGGCCTTGCCAACCTGTTTGCCGATGCCGTTTCGATGGGGCTTGGGGAGTTTCTCTCCACCCGGTCACAAAAGGACATCTATCTCAGCCAGCGCAAATTCGTCTATCACGAGCTGGAAACCAATCCGGCTCACGAACAAGCCGAGTTGGTGCAGATGATGACCGAACGCGGCATGGAGCAAAAGGCAGCGCACGAGGTGGCGGGCAAGCTGATCAAGTGTCCCGAACTGGTCGCCGACCTGATGATGAGCTACGAGTTGGAAATGCACGACATGCGGCAGGTGTCTCCTGCGCTCGACGGGCTGGTGACCTTCCTTGCCTTTGTGCTGTTTGGCTCGGCGCCGTTGGTGCCCTATTTCCTGATGGATGCCACCGACACAACCTTCCTTCTGTCGGTTGTCGCAACCTTCGGTGCACTGGTGGCCTTGGGACTGATGCGCTGGTGGTCAACCCGCGAAGGGCTGCTGCGCTGCGTAGGCGAGACGGTTTTGGTGGGCACAGCCTGTGCGCTGGTGGCCTTCATCGTCGGGGCGCTGGTCGGCTAG
- a CDS encoding ABC transporter permease, whose translation MNKLILPFSLLAVWQAIPWLELVPRFILPGPIAVAEAIWSNRALLGEHLLVTLGEVAAGFVIGAALGVAFAVAMMLSPVARLNLRPILNASQAIPVFVLAPILTLWFGYGMEPKVVMTILLVFFPIMSGLLDGMISTPAATLDLAHIARASPVRTLFWLRLPHALPHLAASIRIAITYAPTGAVIGEWIGASKGLGYLMLMANARTRIELMFAALVLIVAMTLSLHKGADWLLKRYLDPTRPQ comes from the coding sequence ATGAACAAGCTGATCCTGCCTTTTTCCCTGCTTGCTGTCTGGCAGGCCATACCATGGCTCGAGCTGGTGCCGCGTTTCATTCTGCCCGGCCCGATTGCAGTGGCTGAAGCCATATGGTCCAACCGCGCCTTGCTCGGCGAGCATTTGCTGGTCACGCTGGGGGAAGTTGCCGCAGGCTTTGTTATTGGCGCGGCGCTCGGCGTGGCCTTTGCGGTGGCCATGATGCTGTCGCCAGTCGCAAGGCTCAACCTGCGGCCGATCCTCAATGCGTCTCAGGCCATTCCGGTTTTTGTCCTCGCCCCCATCCTCACCCTGTGGTTCGGCTATGGTATGGAGCCGAAAGTCGTCATGACGATCCTGCTGGTCTTCTTTCCCATCATGTCGGGACTGCTCGATGGTATGATCTCGACCCCTGCTGCCACGCTGGACCTCGCCCACATCGCGCGGGCCAGTCCCGTCCGAACGCTATTCTGGCTGCGCTTGCCGCACGCCCTGCCGCATCTGGCCGCCAGTATTCGCATCGCTATCACTTATGCACCGACAGGGGCGGTGATTGGCGAATGGATCGGCGCGTCAAAGGGCCTTGGCTATTTGATGTTGATGGCCAATGCCCGCACCCGGATCGAGTTGATGTTTGCCGCTTTGGTGCTGATTGTCGCCATGACCCTCAGTCTGCACAAGGGCGCAGACTGGCTGTTGAAGCGATATCTCGATCCCACCCGTCCCCAATAG
- a CDS encoding ATP-binding cassette domain-containing protein — MTASVRIEVTGHLMLDGERLIEPFSLTPPMGWTCLLGPSGAGKSTLLRLFAGLDISARFEGTLSVPHRVGWMAQADLMQPRLSILNNVMLVEQLAGRNPDKDKAQHLLAQVGLADMGDRMPDSLSGGQRQRVALARTLMSDAELILLDEPFSALDAATRAAMQELAHAQFAGRRVLLVTHDPFEALRLGDQIWLLANHQLQPVPPLRGTRPHSLDHMPLAMAAADLIKRIRGVKESP, encoded by the coding sequence ATGACCGCATCTGTGCGGATAGAGGTGACCGGGCATTTGATGCTTGATGGAGAAAGGCTCATTGAGCCTTTCTCTCTGACCCCTCCCATGGGTTGGACCTGTTTGCTCGGCCCGTCCGGGGCGGGCAAGTCCACCTTGCTGCGGCTCTTTGCCGGGCTGGATATTTCGGCCCGGTTTGAAGGCACCCTCAGTGTGCCCCACCGCGTCGGCTGGATGGCGCAGGCCGATCTGATGCAGCCGCGCCTCTCGATCCTGAATAATGTCATGCTGGTCGAGCAGTTGGCCGGGCGCAATCCGGACAAGGACAAGGCCCAGCATCTCTTGGCCCAAGTGGGGCTCGCCGATATGGGTGACCGCATGCCTGACAGCTTGTCCGGTGGTCAGCGTCAGAGGGTGGCATTGGCCCGCACCTTGATGAGCGACGCGGAGCTGATCCTGCTGGACGAACCTTTCTCGGCCCTTGATGCAGCCACCCGCGCAGCGATGCAGGAACTGGCCCACGCGCAATTTGCCGGGCGCCGGGTGCTGTTGGTCACCCATGATCCGTTCGAGGCTCTGCGGCTGGGCGACCAGATCTGGCTTTTGGCCAATCACCAGCTTCAGCCTGTGCCACCCTTGCGGGGCACGCGCCCCCACTCCCTTGATCATATGCCGCTCGCCATGGCCGCCGCTGATCTGATCAAGCGGATCAGAGGTGTGAAGGAAAGCCCATGA
- a CDS encoding ABC transporter substrate-binding protein — MKSILAALMLAASAAAGTAATAAETKFSVMLDWFINPDHGPIIIAKQRGYFKEAGLDVTIIAPADPSDPPKMAAAGKVDLAVSYQPQLYLQHKEGLPVVRVGTLVSSPLYCVMVDADGPIKSLADLKGKRVGFSVPGIEEALLHRMLRSNGVEPSEVEQINVNFALTAALAAGRVDATSGAFRNFELHQMEAVDRKGKCFLPEEHGVPSYEELIYEASAERTNFSDVKKFLSATARATKDILADPEGTWNEFKSYGAELDDKLNHAAWFDTYPKFATDPISLDVEGYKAFGAYLKDVGMIDEAPAIETIARDLGAQ, encoded by the coding sequence ATGAAATCTATTCTCGCTGCCCTGATGTTGGCGGCCTCTGCTGCCGCAGGTACGGCCGCCACCGCTGCCGAAACCAAATTCTCTGTGATGCTCGACTGGTTCATCAATCCAGACCATGGCCCGATCATCATCGCCAAACAACGCGGCTATTTCAAAGAAGCGGGCCTTGACGTCACCATCATCGCGCCCGCCGACCCCAGCGATCCGCCGAAAATGGCCGCTGCTGGCAAGGTTGATCTGGCGGTTTCCTATCAGCCACAGCTTTATCTGCAGCATAAAGAAGGCCTGCCCGTGGTGCGTGTCGGCACTTTGGTCAGTTCGCCGCTCTATTGTGTCATGGTCGACGCCGATGGCCCGATCAAAAGCCTTGCCGATCTCAAAGGCAAGCGTGTCGGTTTTTCCGTGCCCGGCATTGAGGAAGCATTGCTGCACCGCATGCTGCGTAGCAATGGGGTTGAGCCTTCTGAGGTCGAGCAGATCAATGTCAATTTTGCTTTGACCGCCGCCTTGGCTGCTGGCCGGGTGGATGCCACCTCCGGAGCGTTCCGCAATTTCGAGCTGCATCAAATGGAAGCCGTTGATCGCAAAGGCAAATGCTTCCTGCCAGAAGAACATGGCGTGCCAAGCTATGAAGAGCTGATCTATGAAGCCAGCGCCGAGCGCACCAACTTTTCTGATGTGAAAAAATTCCTAAGCGCAACAGCCCGCGCCACCAAGGACATCCTTGCCGACCCGGAAGGCACGTGGAATGAGTTCAAATCCTATGGTGCGGAACTCGACGACAAGCTCAATCATGCGGCCTGGTTTGACACCTATCCGAAATTCGCGACCGACCCGATCAGTCTGGACGTTGAAGGATACAAAGCCTTTGGCGCCTATCTCAAGGACGTCGGCATGATTGACGAAGCGCCCGCAATTGAGACCATCGCCCGCGATCTGGGGGCGCAATGA
- the thiD gene encoding bifunctional hydroxymethylpyrimidine kinase/phosphomethylpyrimidine kinase — translation MAASRTPNILSIAGSDPSGGAGIQADLKSISANGGYAMAVITALTAQSTKGVSGVLTIEPDFVTAQIAAILDDIRVDAIKIGMLGSAEIIKAVAEALKPCDAPMVLDTVMVAKGGDRLLRADAVDAMRAILLPRATMITPNLPEAADLLGVDEARDEAEMEQQARALLAMGPEQVLLKGGHLADETSPDLYLTKDQTVWLPSRRIDTKNTHGTGCTLSSALATHLALTEDGLAAAKAAKAFIFEAIAAADALSVGHGHGPTDHFFALRT, via the coding sequence ATGGCGGCATCCCGAACCCCGAATATCCTGTCGATTGCCGGGTCTGACCCGTCGGGTGGGGCGGGCATTCAGGCGGATCTCAAGTCGATCTCGGCCAATGGCGGCTATGCCATGGCCGTCATCACCGCGCTGACCGCTCAGAGCACCAAAGGGGTGAGCGGTGTTCTGACCATCGAGCCGGATTTCGTCACTGCCCAGATCGCAGCGATCCTTGATGACATCCGGGTCGATGCCATCAAGATCGGCATGTTGGGCAGCGCCGAAATCATCAAAGCCGTAGCCGAGGCGCTCAAACCTTGCGACGCGCCAATGGTGCTCGACACGGTGATGGTTGCCAAGGGCGGCGACCGCCTGCTGCGGGCCGATGCGGTGGACGCCATGCGCGCCATCCTGTTGCCCCGCGCCACGATGATCACCCCCAATCTGCCTGAAGCCGCCGACCTGCTCGGTGTGGACGAAGCGAGGGATGAGGCCGAAATGGAACAGCAGGCCCGCGCCTTGCTGGCCATGGGGCCAGAGCAAGTCTTGCTCAAAGGCGGTCATCTGGCTGATGAGACCAGCCCGGATCTGTATCTCACCAAGGATCAGACCGTCTGGCTGCCGTCACGCCGCATCGATACCAAAAACACCCACGGCACCGGCTGCACCTTGTCGTCGGCGCTCGCCACCCATCTGGCGCTCACTGAAGATGGCCTTGCAGCCGCAAAAGCCGCCAAGGCCTTCATATTTGAGGCGATTGCTGCCGCCGATGCCCTGTCTGTTGGTCATGGTCACGGCCCGACCGATCATTTCTTTGCCCTAAGGACGTAA
- the thiE gene encoding thiamine phosphate synthase, whose translation MDLSIYFVTPHDPDAKLVEAALQGGASIIQLRDKVASDEDLIARAKTLVALAERHNVPLIINDRIEVALACGAAGLHMGQSDGDPKAMRAKLGPDKILGLSVENEVQMAVAAALPEGTLDYVGIGPVRATPSKIDHAPPIGFERLADIVAAAPVPSVAIGGVKAADIPAVKAAGCAGLAIVSAISAADDPKAATETLVAQWRQA comes from the coding sequence ATGGATCTGTCCATCTATTTCGTCACCCCACATGACCCGGATGCAAAACTGGTCGAAGCTGCCCTGCAAGGCGGTGCCAGCATCATCCAGCTGCGCGACAAGGTTGCGTCCGATGAAGACCTGATCGCCCGCGCCAAGACATTGGTGGCCCTGGCCGAACGCCACAATGTCCCCTTGATCATCAATGACCGCATCGAGGTGGCCTTGGCCTGCGGCGCGGCGGGGCTGCATATGGGCCAGTCCGATGGTGACCCAAAGGCCATGCGTGCCAAGCTCGGCCCCGACAAGATTCTCGGCCTTTCTGTCGAGAATGAAGTGCAAATGGCGGTCGCAGCGGCTTTGCCGGAGGGCACCCTTGACTATGTCGGCATCGGTCCGGTGCGGGCCACCCCGTCCAAAATCGATCATGCGCCGCCCATCGGCTTTGAGCGACTGGCGGATATCGTTGCTGCAGCCCCGGTCCCAAGCGTTGCGATTGGCGGCGTCAAGGCAGCCGATATCCCGGCGGTCAAGGCGGCAGGCTGCGCAGGGCTTGCCATCGTCTCGGCGATTTCTGCCGCCGATGACCCGAAGGCGGCAACCGAAACACTGGTCGCCCAATGGAGGCAGGCCTAA
- the thiM gene encoding hydroxyethylthiazole kinase, translating to MTDWGHYLSTMRTNAPLVQNIANYVSMNVMANVLLAAGCSPAMVHAEEEAAEFASFTSALTINIGTLSREWVKSMESAAKAADAAGTPWVLDPVAAGATAFRRETAEKLLACNPSIIRGNASEIMALGGMVAKGKGADAADSVDAAKDAAIALAKNSGAIVAVTGEVDFVTDGETAYSIANGHALMPLVTALGCSLTGVVAAFAVGQDRLEATTAAIAFYGLAGERAAQKATAPGSFAVAFIDALHEITPADLAAGARIEEA from the coding sequence ATGACCGACTGGGGCCATTATCTATCCACCATGCGCACCAATGCGCCACTCGTCCAGAACATCGCCAACTATGTGTCCATGAATGTCATGGCCAATGTGTTGTTGGCCGCTGGCTGCTCGCCAGCCATGGTTCATGCCGAGGAAGAAGCTGCTGAATTTGCCAGCTTCACCTCAGCCCTCACCATCAATATTGGCACCCTGTCTCGCGAATGGGTCAAGTCGATGGAGAGCGCCGCCAAAGCTGCTGATGCGGCTGGCACCCCTTGGGTGCTCGACCCGGTTGCTGCCGGGGCCACAGCCTTCCGCCGCGAGACGGCAGAGAAACTGCTCGCCTGCAATCCATCCATCATTCGCGGCAATGCCTCTGAAATCATGGCGCTTGGCGGCATGGTCGCCAAAGGCAAAGGGGCTGATGCCGCAGACAGCGTTGACGCCGCCAAGGATGCCGCCATCGCGCTTGCCAAAAATTCTGGCGCCATCGTCGCAGTCACTGGTGAGGTGGATTTTGTGACCGACGGCGAGACAGCCTACAGCATCGCCAATGGTCATGCTCTGATGCCGCTGGTCACAGCCCTTGGCTGCTCGCTAACCGGTGTGGTTGCCGCTTTTGCCGTCGGGCAAGACCGATTGGAAGCCACCACAGCGGCCATCGCATTTTACGGCTTGGCGGGCGAACGCGCCGCTCAAAAAGCCACCGCGCCCGGCAGCTTTGCGGTCGCCTTCATTGATGCCCTTCATGAGATCACGCCAGCCGACCTTGCCGCCGGGGCACGGATCGAGGAGGCCTGA